The following nucleotide sequence is from Zea mays cultivar B73 chromosome 1, Zm-B73-REFERENCE-NAM-5.0, whole genome shotgun sequence.
ctgcaatggaggtggaggcggaggctgctgccaggaagcttgaggttgacttgccgaagctacagaagccgcagggtggttgtctatgtattgtgggacataaggcggatgaaacgaagcagtatgcaaaacctgctttgactgagcttgttgagatgcagcttcggctagttccttttgcttctgaattgtaacatggcacgtcctagtggtgtggcccttgccctctccacagaataggcaaaacagtctccttggctgatctccgaatcttccgccgaagcccctggcacctctgcctcttggggctggtggccgaaaggaagtttgttgttgccccgaagcctgtgaggagcactgcggcctgttttgctgactccccttatcatcattctgagcgctatgaatggaacggacatgcctcgggtagtatcttcctgcgaagcccctggtcatctcagaaaatctgaaggcctcctcccttctttggcgaaagtcattgtcggcacgaatgtactcatccatcttttggagcaatttctccagggtctgaggaggcttccgagcaaagtattgagctgcaggtccaggacgaagccccttgatcatggcttcgacaacgatttcattgggcaccgttggtgcctgcgccctcaatcgtaagaaccttcggacataagcctgaaggtattcttcgtgatcctgaatacactggaagagggcttgagctgtaaccggcttcgtttgaaatccttgaaagctggtcagtaacatatccttcagcttctgccatgaagtgatcgttcctggccgaagggaggaataccaggtctgagcaacattcctgacggccatgacgaaagacttcgccatgactgcagcgttgcccccgtacgaagacactgttgcttcgtagctcatcaagaattgcttcgggtcggagtggccgtcaaacatggggagctggggtggcttataagatggaggccaaggagtagcctgcagctcagcagacagaggagaagcatcatcaaaaacaaaatttccctgacggaaattatcataccagtcgtcttcgttgacgaagccctcctgatgaaggtctttctgctgaggccttctgttctgttcatcgtgagtgagatggcgaacttcctcagaagcttcgtcaatttgcctttgcaactcagctaggcgggccatcttctccttcttcctctgcacttgttgatgtagcatctccatctctctgatttcttggtccagctcttgttcctcaagcgtcgggctaacagcttttctcttctggcttctggcctcccgaagagagacggtctcctggttgtggtccagcggttgtaatgctgcagccccagccgctgaagctttcttcggcgccatagcgaaggtctatagcttccgaaggtgttcacgaagacttgaagtggaagtgagttcaccggaggtgggcgccaatgttggagacttgttctcaaattctaagagttaagaacaaggcaacataaaaagtgttaaatgttagggtcctttgtccttcgaagcattatatcccctcgggaaataatgagtctcggacgaaggtcatgagggacataccttcgtaaacatggcaagtaatgacgaaggactcacataaagcatgaaatatgatataagcatcaccaaagaatcatttctattttattaacatggaaaaacagaaatgatctcaaattacaaatgtaccttcggtcctgagagaaggtggagagtacaagcgtgacaccaaaagcaaaatgacaagtccgcgtgaacagtacgggagtactgttcatctatttatagacgcgggacgcagccctcgtaaaattacatccatgtccattacatttgttaacggtttatagaaatctattgaggaccccgaagtctttttatctttaagtcggttcccccttgtgctatcgcgccgaagcttccctgcgtacagcttcggctgccttCGACCTTCgcctggctcagccttcgtcctggtcgtgctccatatccataattctgaatccgaaaatacctgttcatataattcacttggaaagcattgtcaaatcatgtttttgaggaccttcggaggacgaaggcccccaacaacctcCCTCCCGATGGCTGCCACTTTCGCGGTCCCAAGATTCAAGCTTGGCGGGAGACCGGCCGCCACCAGGTCATGCCTATTGGCAGCCCCAGAGAGCCCAAGCGCGGCCTTGCGCATCCTCAGCTCCTTGTACCAGTCGATCCCGGTCGCCgctggctcggcggcggcgttggGGGCTTCTTTGGCCGCGCAGCCGTCCACGCGCACCGACCGCTTCCCGGAGCACGTGCGCATGAGCACGCCGACCTGGACGCAGCACTTGCTGTCGCGGGAGCTGCGCCGTGGACGAAGCCTGCCCCCGAACCCGAAGAGCGCCGTCTGGCTGTTGGCGCTGAACGCCGAGCTCGCGGTGAAGCTCACCGTCGTCGAAGACGGCTTAGTCATTACCACGGCCTCCGTCGCCGGCGGCGGCCTCGCGGCGGCCGTCTCCACTAAAGGCTCCACCTGCACCGCTACCGCGGGGGTGATGACACCGACACTGGCGCCTTCCTTGCGGTCCCCGTCGCCGTCCATTGCGCCTTTGAAGTACCGCTCGGCAGAGAACACGTCGAGCTCGCCGTCGGCGTACGTGCGCCGGCGGCTGCCCATGCTAATCGCCGGCAACGGCCGCGGCGCCGCCCGGCCCATGTCAAGGTACGAGGACAGGGAACCGTTCCGGCGCATCCCGGTGATGGCGTCGTCGAAGGTGACCACCTTCCGGCCACCATTTCCCGATCGCCCCATCTCCATGGTGCAGCGAGCCACAGGAGATGTTGTGAATAGGCGCACTTATAAAGACATcacatcacagtacacatcaccGAAATAAAATAAAGATTAAGAAATGCATGGACACATAAATATCACCAGCTGACTGTTCTTTGTACGAAAACTACTACTATCACAAATAATTCAGCAgacaaacctaattgccgatttgTCTGCGTGAAGAAACTGCAACGACAACAAGGAGGAGATGAGGAGGATGTCAAGTTTGCTTGCACAGTACGGCTGGAGCACAGATGGCCGTATGTTTTATGATCAGAAATTTGAGACGGTAGCTGCTGCCTTGGCATCATCCATCCACAGAGACATTGGGGCTTGGTGCCGCTCTAACACTCATGCTAGCAACTAAATCTGAAGCTGTTCTGCAGCATGATTCCGACAGGACAGTGACCTGCGAAGGCGACAAGAAAAGCGTTGCTGTCCgtcagggaaaaagaaaagggcaaCGATGGGCGTTTCCTGTTCATCTGCCAGTGAGAGTGAGAGAGCAAAGAAATTTGAACAGCAGTGACGCTCTTCGTCTCCAGGTAACACTTGGGAGTTGGGATGCATCATCGTCCGAGTCTTTATCCTGTGCTGCTAATTTCCCGGGGAAAATATTCGAATTTCCAAACTGGATTTTCTGAATTAGGAGGCTAGAGCAGCGTTGTTCGCCCCTGGATGAGGTGAAGAGAGACAGGCCAGCCGCACCACACAAGGTACCGTGAGAGTTTTATGCAACAGTTTAGCTGTAGGTGTTTATCATGGAACAGTTCTTCACTCTGCTCCACAAACCCAAGTGCATTGAACAACTGCAGCGTGCACAAAGATTGGTGGTTTTCTTCTGGTAACGGTAGGAAGGTGTGCTTTGGGAAAGATAACTGGTCTGGACTCTGGAGTGGACACTCTAGCTTGGCTACTCTGGCCTCTATGTGTGGctgcaaatgaaaagaatagcACTATAGCAGATTGTTGTCATACAGAGAACCTCATGTTTACGTTTTAATTTTAGTTAGTAGCGCTGTGTCTCAGGGTCTGATGAGTATAATGTGGGAGGGGCCTTGTAGTCCAGATAGCTGAATGCATCATTTTTCAATAGCGACGAGACCATTTGGGCTTATAACTCTAATCTCATATATTCTTTTCAATCTTCGAGGGATGTTTGTTGACTTGATGAGCATCACAATAAAGACCCCGACCACTGCTTGACGCCTAACATCTTGAAATTCTTCACCAATAAAAGCCTATTAGGAGTTCAGTCCTTGTACTCAGACCTCAGTGATCACACTTGCATGAGTTAAGCCGGTTTATGTTCCAGCTATTTGGAAGATCgttgtcccccccccccccccccccctaagTTCATACTAACTTGTGCGAACACATGGTTGATATGTATCCACATGTGTCGATTAATGATGAGTGATTATCAGAAGATAATCAGGCTTTGTTTGAGTTTCAAACTAAACATAGACGTGAGTGTGTGGGCAACATGTCTCATGGCTTATATTGATGTACAGGTGAGGAGCACTAAGATGGTCAACAGCTATGGAGAAGATTAAGTAGGGTCATGTCGTGCAAACGTATAGTGGGCTACGAAGGATAAACGAGAGGCTTGGACCAAGTGACAAGCGAGTATATATGTCGAGTAGTAGTCTGTGTTGACCAAGTCAAATAGAGACGCCGGATGACGTGGTGACCGGACGGATGAGGATGGACGATGACACGTGTAGAGATCGAGAAGGAGGCATAGCAGATATAGTTTTGCAAAAGGTTTTGATGGTTTGGGCATCAAATCCACAAGCGATATATTTTTGGCTTTAGGCCTCAAAATCTTGTTGGTGCTTGGGGGTCTATGTCCGCCCGAACACGCCAAGTGCACCAGACAACTAGATGACCAAACCTTTTGTCCGACCACAAGGCCATCGTACTAATGAACTCTAACCAACTTGATGGACTTGCTTAGGGGTTTGAGTCCTCCCTAGCGTGCTAAATGCGCCCGATCAACTAGACAACCAAAATAAATCCAAAACATCTTACTCAGAGCCTAGGCCCACATGATGTGCTATAAGCACTCCGTTAACAACGGGCAAACAAAAATCGACCCTTACCCAAAAAATTGACTTGTTTTAAAAAAACTTAGGTCTTCTCATTTGTCAACCCCTCATCTGATTTCACAAAATCACTAGGGGCCTTGGGGGCTAAATCCACCGGATGCCCTACGCATGCCTGGTCGTCAATCTGCCTTAAAAACTGAAGTCATCATGCTTAACAACCCAAACCAATTTTACTAAATCGCCTAGGGAATCAGGGGCTACATCCACCAAATGCGCTACGTGCACCCAGCCTACCAGGATGGCCAAAATCGACCTAAACACTTTGAAGAACAGTGTCACTCATTAAGGTCAAATTGAACATAAACAAAACCGAGAACCAAGAAAAATCTACAATGGAACCATCGTTTGAGTTTTAAAACTGAACAGATAGCTCGGGGGCTACTAATGTGTACCCATATAGGGGGTACCCCATGATGGCCCAAAAAATTAGAGCACCTCTATTAAAACCTAACTAAGACCATGACAGCCTCAGTCATAGTATCCCCAACCTGGCCACCCCCGACTAGGTTGGCCCCAACTAGAACAACCCTGACATGGTCACTGTGACCAGGATGGCACCCAACCTAGTCACGTCGACCAGGTCAACCTTGATCATAATGATCCTGACCATGTTAGACCCGACGATAACGATCCCGACCTAGTCACCCTGACTAGGTCTCCCTAACCTCAGTTGCCTCAAACACTGCTGATATGGTCATCTCGGCCAGGTCAGCCTTGACTCTAGTCACGCTAAGCTAGGTCAGCATAGGTCGTAGCGTCATACAATTTTTATAAGACTCTGTAGAGCCACTCTATGGAGGCACCATGAATCTCTATGCGGGACTAACACATCTATGATTTTTTGACCGCTCGACACATgtgagagaacctagagggggtgagagcacctagagggggggtgaataggtgatcctgtgaaacttgaaacttaatccacaaaaacttgattagacgttagcacaataatgccaagtggctagagaggagtctcaacaaaacacaataaccacaagagaccaatcacagagatggcacagtggtttatcccgtggttcggccaagaccaacgcttacctactccacgttgtggcgtcccaacggacgagggttgcaatcaacccctctcaagcggtccaaagacccacttgaataccacggtgttttgcttgctttactatatccggtTTGCGAgggatctccacactttggagcctctcgcccttacacttgaaattcacaaagaagcatggagtaagggagggatgagcaacacactcaagacaggaaatcacagcaacaccacgcacacaagtcgcaacaagagctcacaacacaactcaatgagttcacaactcaactagagctctaattgctatcgcaaggaatcaaaagcgcggaatcgatgtcttagtgcttaggaatgctttgagaatgcttggtatactcctccatgcgcctaggggtcccttttatagccccaaggcagctaggagccgttgagtgcattccaggaaggcatttcttgccttctgtcgactggcgcaccggacagtccggtgcaccaccggacactgtccagtgcggatctctttccttatttggcgaagccgaccgttggcgccttggagccgttgacgcaccggacactgtccggtgcacaccggacagtccggtgccctcttctagccgttggctcggccacgcgtcgcgcccggattaagcggccgaccgttggctcaccggacactgtccggtgcacaccggacagtccggtgaattatagtcgtacgccatttatttcttcccgagagcagcagattcgcctgagccagcctggcgcaccggacactccggtgcacctagacagagctggctttggctgaacaaggccatctcttctccaattcgatttctcctgtttccagcactcagacacaatacattagtctctaaaacaatgtactaagtctgagaacatacctttatacttgatttgtacttcgtccaccatttgacacttaggcacttgtgttggacactaaatcaccaaaacacttagaaatggcccaagggcatatttccctttcaatctccccctttttggtgatttatgccaacacaacataaagcaagtagaacaagtacaatatcaattcaaataagaactcaaatatgttttgaatcaaatttggcatatatggatcattctttgccaccacttggtttgtttttgcaaatcaaactcaatttcctatctctaagtcaaacacacatgttgaaacataaagagagatatttcacgagaaattgatcaaggattcaaaaactccccctttttcccataattaagccttctccccacaagagaccaacttttgacaataagaggcaaacaagagtattttgacaaacaaaaactctaactctactttttcaaaattctcaagtggtagctgatccatttcttgctttggccttattttctccccctttggcatcaagcaccaaaacgggatcaattttgcccctttaaccccattgccttaccaaaatcttcaactaagagtaaaaaggcaataagagtacaaagatgaacttggaaaaagttactctttcatcggaatgcagtggaagtcttgcatggtccaagtccaccttttccctttcaaccaacctttgagactaaattaagcaaactcaagcacacagttagtctcaaagggtcgagttgtagcacatctccccctaaatttgtgcatcacttgcaaaggacttgtgaggtctggggagtgcttgtacaacttgagcaccataaacacacaaaatgtattaaggaatatgatcagggcataaaacacatgtatgctataaatcaatccaagttccgcgaatctaagacatttagctcactacgcaacttgcaaaaggtctgctcatctaaaggcttggtaaagatattggctagctggttctcggagctaacatgaaacacttcgatatctcccttttgctggtggtctctcaaaaagtgatgctggatgtctatgtgctttgtgcggctgtgctcaataggattatccgccatgcggatagcactctcattatcacataggagtgggactttgctcagattgtagccaaagtcctggagggtttgcctcatccaaagtagttgtgcgcaacactgttgtcggtgtttcgagaccggggggtccctcaggccgacgagtgagtgccgcgtgccccagcccagatgggtcgagcgcgtgggcgagcgcgaaggggggaaaagagcGAGGCGGCTGGAGACCggcgcgagagaggtgggaatcccgcggccttcgtgttcgtcccgcgcccaggtcgggtgcgcttgcagtagggggttacaagcgtccacgcgggtgagggaagcgagcggccccaagagagcgcctgtcccgtcctcgtcccgcgtggccaaccctctctaagagggccctggtccttccttttataggcgcaaggagaggatccaggtgtacaatgggggtgtagcagagtgctacgtgtctagcgagggagagctagtgccctgagtacatgccaatgtggcagccggagagatcctggaacccaactagtgtgatgtcgtggccgtcggaggagtggcggagcctggcagagggacagctgtcggagcggttgtgtccttgctgacgtcctcctgcttccgtaagcgaGTTGAGAGCCACCATCGTCACAGGCCATGCGGGGCGCCGCCATTacctatctggtggagacagccagatggaacaccggtcttgttctctgcggcccgagtcagctcagggtagggtgatgatggcgctccctgttgacgtggctggcctgcgccctaggttgggcgacgtggaggctcctccgaagtcgaggtcgagtctgtcttccatggccgaggccgagtccgagcccctgggtcgggcgaggcggaggtcgttggcaGAGGCCAGaacggtgtccgagccctggggtcgggcggagcggagttcgccgtcttccgggtcttagcccgagtccgagccctgggtcgggcggagcggagttcgccgtcttccgggtcttagcccgagtccgagccctgggtcgggcggagcggagttcgccgtcttccgggtcttagcccgagtccgagccctgggtcgggcggagcggagttcgccgtcttctgggtcttagctcgagtccgagccctgggtcgggcggagcggagttcgccgtcttccggggctgagcccgagtccgagccctgggtcgggcggagcggagttcaccgtcttccggggctgagcccgagtccgagccctgggtcgggcggagcttcctatggtgcctttggcagggcctttgcgttaaatgctcctgcaacgtggtcggtcggtgcggcgatttagtcagggttgctttttagcgaaggcagggcctcgggcgagccgaagatgtgtccgccgttggaggggggcctcgggcgagacggaaatcctccggggtcggctgcccttgtccgaggctaggctcgggcgaggcgtgatcgagtcgctcgaatggactgatccctgacttaatcgcacccatcaggcctttgcagctttatgctgatgggggttaccagctgagaattaggagtcttgagggtacccctaattatggtccccgacaactgtcctgcggcaacatactcggcctcagcggtggataggacaacggaggtttgtttcttagaactctaggacaccagggaccttcctaagaattggcacgtcccagatgtactcttcctatcgaccttacatccagcataatcggagtctgaatatccaatcaagtcaaaggtagacccctttggataccagatcccgaaacaaggcgtagcgactaaatatctaagaattcgcttcaccgccactaagtgacattcccttggatcggattgaaatctagcacacatgcatatgctaagcataatgtccggtctactagcacataaataaagtaaagaccctatcatagaccggtatgccttttgatcaacgaacttacctcctttgttgaggtcggtgtgtccgtcagttcccattggagtctttgcgggcttggcgtccttcatcccaaaccgcttgatcaggtcttgcgtgtacttcgtttgggagatgaaggtcccgtccttgagttgcttcacttggaacccaaggaagtagcttaactcgcccatcatcgacatctcgaatttctgagtcatcaccctgctaaactcttcacaagacttttggttagtagatccaaatattatgtcatcgacataaatttggcatacaaaaagatcaccatcacatgtcttagtgaaaagagttggatcggctttcccaaccttgaaggcattaggaattaaaaagtctctaaggcattcataccatgctcttggggcttgcttaagtccatagagcgccttagagagcttacacacatggttggggtaccgttcatcctcgaagccagggggttgctctacgtacacctcctccttgatgggcccgttgaggaaagcgctcttcacatccatttggaataacctgaaagaatggtgagcggcatatgctagcaaaatacgaatggattctagcctagccataggagcaaaagtctcctcaaagtccaaacctgcgacttgggcataaccttttgccacaagtcgtgccttgttccttatcaccaccccgtgctcgtcttgtttgtagcggaacacccacttggttcccacaacattttgcttgggacgaggcacaagtgtccaaacttcatttctcttgaagttgttgagctcctcctgcatggccaacacccagtccggatctagcaaggcctcttctaccctgaaaggctcaatagaagagacaaaagagtaatgctcacaaaaattaactaatcgagatcgagtagttactcccttgctaatatcacccaaaatctggtcgacgggatgatccctttgaatcatcgctcgaacttgggttggaggtgccggttgcgcttcttcctccattacgtgatcatcttgtgctcccccttgatcacacgcctcctgttcatcatcttgagttgggggatgcaccattgttgaggaagaaggttgatcttgttcatcttgttcctgtggccgcacatctccaatcgccatggtgcgtattatggctgttggaacttcttcttcatctatatcatcaaaattaacaacttgctctcttggagagccattagtctcatcaaatacaacgtcgctagagacttcaaccaaacccgatgatttgttgaagactctatacgcctttgtatttgagtcataacctaacaaaaacccttctacggctttgggagcaaatttggaattcctacccttcttcactagaatgtagcatttactcccaaaaactcgaaaatac
It contains:
- the LOC100273850 gene encoding uncharacterized protein LOC100273850; amino-acid sequence: MMPRQQLPSQISDHKTYGHLCSSRTVQANLTSSSSPPCCRCSFFTQTNRQLVRLFTTSPVARCTMEMGRSGNGGRKVVTFDDAITGMRRNGSLSSYLDMGRAAPRPLPAISMGSRRRTYADGELDVFSAERYFKGAMDGDGDRKEGASVGVITPAVAVQVEPLVETAAARPPPATEAVVMTKPSSTTVSFTASSAFSANSQTALFGFGGRLRPRRSSRDSKCCVQVGVLMRTCSGKRSVRVDGCAAKEAPNAAAEPAATGIDWYKELRMRKAALGLSGAANRHDLVAAGLPPSLNLGTAKVAAIGREVVGGLRPPKVLKNMI